From Pseudobdellovibrio exovorus JSS, a single genomic window includes:
- a CDS encoding DUF2383 domain-containing protein, with protein MSEIHGSYDMGPSVLSPENVAPKTAEVQDLERILRGEISAVEAYKQVLEKYSTYENANSLRRILVEHEKAVDFWKKQLRSQESFVEESSGPWGTVVETFVGAAKLFGDGPTLRALKEGEEHGLNEYQDLIENGNVNFESESFIKTICLDQQRLHIATLDSLIMMNKV; from the coding sequence ATGTCAGAGATTCATGGAAGTTATGATATGGGGCCCAGTGTTTTATCACCTGAAAATGTGGCTCCAAAAACTGCTGAAGTGCAGGATTTAGAACGCATTCTACGCGGAGAAATTTCAGCAGTAGAAGCGTATAAGCAAGTTCTTGAAAAATACTCGACCTATGAAAATGCAAATTCATTAAGGCGAATTCTTGTCGAACATGAAAAGGCAGTTGATTTTTGGAAAAAACAACTGCGCTCGCAAGAGTCGTTTGTTGAGGAATCTTCAGGCCCTTGGGGAACTGTCGTTGAAACTTTTGTCGGAGCGGCAAAGTTATTTGGTGATGGGCCCACTTTACGTGCCTTGAAAGAGGGCGAGGAGCATGGTCTTAACGAATATCAAGATTTGATTGAAAATGGAAATGTCAATTTTGAGTCAGAATCTTTCATTAAAACTATTTGTTTGGATCAACAGCGATTGCACATCGCAACTTTGGATAGTCTTATTATGATGAACAAGGTTTAA
- a CDS encoding glycine zipper domain-containing protein — translation MNPSTLQKETEKKLNGAAKEIGNAVETVSDRLEKFSHDAGQQVGNFASEFSERASEYVGTSRSYIKENPIQAAAIAVAAGAAIGCLLTLAARRR, via the coding sequence ATGAATCCATCAACTCTTCAGAAAGAAACAGAAAAAAAACTCAACGGCGCAGCTAAGGAAATTGGTAATGCTGTTGAAACAGTATCAGATCGTCTAGAGAAATTTTCTCACGACGCTGGCCAACAGGTTGGCAACTTCGCTTCAGAGTTTTCTGAGCGCGCATCTGAGTACGTAGGTACTAGCAGAAGTTATATTAAAGAGAATCCGATTCAGGCTGCTGCGATTGCGGTCGCTGCAGGGGCTGCAATTGGCTGTTTATTAACGTTGGCTGCCCGTCGCCGCTGA